From Salvelinus namaycush isolate Seneca chromosome 2, SaNama_1.0, whole genome shotgun sequence, one genomic window encodes:
- the odf3b gene encoding outer dense fiber protein 3-B, which translates to MSGTDVWVGSWRPHKPRGPIAALYSSPGPKYALPGATGLNYHDPRKLKAPAFSFGTRHRQFSSDCSPGPGYLVPSNITRIGRDGTPAYSLYSRPNDPQLFQTPGPGRYSPERSGKSAYYSAPAYSLSARSKGFRNDQTPGPAAYMLPSVLGPATVNKTSAPNFSLRGRSKIGSFHEDLQKTPGPGTYRVVDPCTYKHKPPHYSMTGRNSMPGDTTRKPGPGAHHPEQVTFTRIKPPSFSFGIRHSEFIAPLIVNLAE; encoded by the exons ATgtcaggcactgatgtttggGTTGGCTCCTGGAGGCCCCACAAGCCCAGAGGCCCCATCGCTGCACTCTACAGCAGCCCTGGACCCAAGTATGCCCTGCCTGGAGCGACAG GTCTGAACTACCATGACCCCAGGAAGCTGAAAGCACCGGCGTTCAGTTTTGGGACACGCCATCGCCAGTTCAGCTCAGACTGCTCCCCCGGGCCAGGGTACTTGGTTCCCTCCAACATCACCAGGATTGGGCGTGACGGGACCCCTGCATACTCCCTCTACAGCCGCCCCAatgacccccagctgttccaaacccCCGGACCTG GACGCTACTCCCCTGAGAGGTCAGGGAAGTCTGCATATTACTCTGCCCCTGCCTATTCCCTGTCTGCCAGGAGCAAAGGCTTCCGCAACGACCAGACCCCAG GCCCTGCTGCTTACATGCTGCCCTCTGTGCTGGGGCCTGCCACCGTCAACAAAACCTCTGCCCCTAACTTCTCCCTTCGAGGACGCAGCAAGATCGGCAGCTTCCACGAGGACCTACAGAAG ACTCCTGGCCCAGGGACATACAGAGTGGTGGACCCCTGCACCTACAAACACAAACCCCCCCACTACAGCATGACAGGACGCAACAGCATGCCTGGAGACACCACCAGGAAACCAGGCCCTGGAGCTCACCACCCTGAACAG GTGACCTTCACCAGGATCAAACCTCCAAGCTTCTCTTTCGGAATTCGTCATTCTGAGTTCATCGCTCCCCTTATCGTGAACTTGGCGGAATAG
- the LOC120060524 gene encoding rab-like protein 2A → MISLSTYALTLYKYTTTIDSKAVLVDFWDTAGQERFQSMHPSYYHKDHACIMVFDVQRKITYKNLTSWYTGLREYRPEIPCVVVANKIDADMKVTQRKCNFAKKQGLPLYFVSAADGTNVVKMFKETIKMAMSYKQNSSDFMDEVMREPENFELEQKKESSLEMAEGLKPESPESVCLAGC, encoded by the exons ATGATTTCT CTGTCAACCTATGCCCTGACGCTCTACAAATACACTACCACCATCGACAGCAAGGCTGTATTAGTAG ACTTCTGGGATACGGCCGGACAGGAGAGGTTCCAGAGCATGCATCCCTCGTACTACCATAAGGATCACGCCTGTATCATG GTGTTTGATGTGCAGAGGAAGATCACTTATAAGAACCTGACCAGCTGGTATACAGGGCTGAGAGAGTACAGGCCTGAGATACCCTGTGTGGTGGTGGCTAATAAGATAGATG CTGATATGAAGGTGACCCAGAGAAAATGTAACTTTGCCAAGAAGCAGGGGCTTCCTTTGTACTTTGTATCTGCTGCTGATGGGACCAACGTAGTCAAG ATGTTCAAAGAAACAATCAAAATGGCAATGTCTTACAAGCAGAACTCTAGTGACTTCATGGATGAAGTAATGCGGGAGCCGGAG AACTTTGAGCTGGAGCAGAAGAAGGAGTCGTCGTTAGAGATGGCTGAGGGACTGAAACCAGAGAGccctgagtctgtctgtctggctggatGTTGA